A genome region from Pseudomonas sp. S06B 330 includes the following:
- the rmuC gene encoding DNA recombination protein RmuC, with protein MLEERLGSAQLAQEGLLAQLDASRDEISDLSMANAAKQATLAAQTRELELLQIDRDNARDAAHAWQLERSAREAELRRLDAHSAALSAELREQQESHQQRLDDLQGSRDELRAQFAEMATKIFDEREQRFAQTSQQHLGQLLDPLKERIQAFEKRVEDSYQQEARERFSLAKELERLQQLNLRLSDEATNLTQALKGQKTQGNWGELILERVLEHAGLEKGREYQTQVSLKSADGERFQPDVLIMLPGDKQVVVDSKVSLTAYQQYVGADDSEIAQAALKQHVLSLRNHVKGLSGKDYNRLEGLHSLDFVLLFVPIEAAFSAALQAEPNLFQEAFDRQIVIVSPTTLLATLRVIDSLWKQERQSQNAREIAERAGWLYDKFVLFIQDLDELGNRLQQVDKAYSAARNKLCEGRGNLISRSEQLKLLGARASKSLPADLLERAMSEGDPLATSSLTGPSSDGD; from the coding sequence TTGCTGGAGGAGCGCCTGGGCAGTGCCCAGTTGGCTCAGGAAGGCTTGCTCGCCCAGCTTGACGCCAGCCGCGATGAAATCAGTGATTTGAGCATGGCCAACGCTGCCAAGCAGGCGACCCTGGCGGCGCAAACCCGTGAGCTGGAGTTGCTGCAGATCGACCGCGACAACGCCCGTGATGCTGCCCATGCCTGGCAGCTTGAGCGCAGTGCCCGTGAAGCCGAACTGCGCCGCCTGGACGCCCACAGCGCGGCCTTGAGTGCCGAACTGCGCGAACAGCAAGAAAGCCATCAGCAACGCCTGGACGATCTGCAGGGCTCGCGGGACGAGCTGCGCGCACAGTTTGCTGAAATGGCGACGAAGATCTTTGACGAACGTGAGCAACGTTTCGCTCAGACCAGCCAGCAGCACTTGGGGCAATTGCTCGACCCGCTCAAGGAGCGTATCCAGGCGTTCGAGAAGCGCGTTGAAGACAGTTACCAGCAAGAAGCGCGTGAGCGTTTCTCCCTGGCCAAGGAGCTGGAGCGTCTGCAGCAACTTAACCTGCGCTTAAGTGATGAGGCCACCAACCTGACCCAGGCGCTCAAGGGCCAGAAAACCCAGGGTAACTGGGGGGAGCTGATCCTTGAGCGGGTACTTGAGCACGCGGGGCTGGAGAAAGGCCGCGAGTACCAGACTCAGGTCAGCCTCAAGAGTGCTGACGGCGAGCGCTTCCAGCCGGACGTGCTGATCATGTTGCCGGGTGACAAGCAGGTGGTGGTCGACTCCAAGGTCAGCCTGACGGCCTATCAGCAGTATGTCGGCGCTGACGACAGCGAGATTGCCCAGGCGGCACTCAAACAGCATGTGCTGTCGTTGCGCAATCACGTCAAAGGCTTGTCGGGTAAGGACTACAACCGCCTGGAAGGCTTGCACAGCCTGGATTTCGTTCTGCTCTTCGTGCCGATCGAAGCGGCCTTCTCTGCAGCGCTGCAGGCCGAACCCAACCTGTTTCAGGAGGCTTTCGACCGGCAGATCGTGATTGTCAGCCCAACCACCTTACTGGCCACCCTGAGGGTGATCGACAGCCTGTGGAAGCAGGAGCGCCAGAGTCAGAATGCCCGGGAAATCGCCGAACGTGCCGGGTGGCTGTACGACAAATTCGTGTTGTTCATTCAGGACCTGGACGAACTGGGCAATCGCTTGCAACAGGTCGATAAAGCCTACAGCGCTGCCCGCAACAAGCTCTGCGAAGGGCGTGGCAACCTGATCAGTCGCAGTGAGCAACTTAAGTTGCTCGGCGCCCGCGCCAGCAAGAGCCTGCCGGCCGATTTGCTGGAGCGGGCCATGAGCGAAGGCGACCCGCTGGCCACCAGCAGCCTTACTGGACCAAGCTCAGATGGCGATTGA
- a CDS encoding OmpP1/FadL family transporter encodes MKKVMLKTSLSLAVTLASTQLFASGFALNEQSVSGMGTGFAGRSSSADDASTVFGNPAGMSRLKREQITVGAAAVIAKSDISGGGFPGGSTDGDMVPFVGVPMGFYVKPIDEHWSVGFGIYAPFGLVTEYEDEAASRYWGKKSYVEVITFQPTVSYAFNDKVSIGFGPTINKIKGELSSNTINPFTPGSNDGEVKIKGDDTAVGYNIGVLVQATDKTRLGLTYHSMVDYKLEGNTKVNNALIGPFSGSKFDAELKIKTPESVDFSVTHELDDQWTLYAGSTWTRWSRLEAITVQNEVPPPLAGQFGTISEEQNWHDTWAHAIGASYKLNKEWVLRTGFTVDQSPTNNHDRSPRIPTGDRKVFSLGAGWSPNDDMTIDLAYSYLWEEDTKVNLSSPTKGSYNAKYENSAHGVGASLTYRF; translated from the coding sequence ATGAAAAAAGTAATGCTCAAAACCTCTCTCAGCCTCGCCGTCACTCTCGCCTCGACTCAACTGTTCGCCAGCGGCTTTGCCCTCAACGAACAGAGTGTCAGCGGCATGGGCACAGGTTTCGCGGGTCGTTCTTCGTCTGCCGATGATGCCAGCACCGTATTCGGCAACCCTGCCGGTATGTCGCGCCTGAAACGTGAGCAAATCACTGTCGGCGCCGCAGCCGTGATCGCCAAGTCCGATATCTCGGGCGGCGGCTTCCCTGGCGGTTCTACCGACGGTGACATGGTTCCGTTCGTGGGCGTTCCTATGGGCTTCTACGTCAAGCCCATCGATGAGCACTGGAGCGTTGGCTTCGGTATCTACGCCCCTTTCGGCCTGGTGACCGAGTATGAGGACGAAGCTGCCAGCCGCTACTGGGGCAAGAAAAGCTACGTTGAAGTCATCACCTTCCAGCCTACTGTCAGCTATGCCTTCAACGACAAGGTTTCGATCGGTTTCGGCCCGACCATTAACAAAATCAAAGGCGAACTGAGCTCCAACACCATCAACCCGTTCACCCCGGGCAGCAACGATGGTGAAGTGAAGATCAAGGGCGACGACACTGCCGTCGGCTACAACATCGGCGTCCTGGTTCAGGCCACCGACAAGACGCGCCTGGGCCTGACCTACCACTCGATGGTCGACTACAAGCTCGAAGGTAACACCAAGGTCAACAACGCCCTGATCGGCCCGTTCAGCGGCAGTAAGTTTGACGCTGAACTGAAAATCAAAACCCCTGAATCCGTCGATTTCTCGGTCACCCACGAGCTGGATGACCAGTGGACCCTCTACGCGGGCAGCACCTGGACCCGCTGGAGCCGCCTGGAAGCGATCACCGTGCAGAACGAAGTGCCGCCACCGTTGGCCGGCCAATTCGGCACCATCAGCGAAGAGCAGAACTGGCACGACACCTGGGCACACGCCATCGGTGCATCGTACAAGCTGAACAAAGAGTGGGTCCTGCGTACCGGCTTCACCGTCGACCAGTCGCCGACCAACAACCATGACCGTTCGCCACGTATCCCGACTGGCGACCGTAAGGTGTTCAGCCTGGGCGCTGGCTGGAGCCCGAACGACGACATGACCATCGACCTGGCTTACTCCTACCTGTGGGAAGAAGACACCAAGGTCAACCTGAGCAGCCCGACCAAGGGTTCGTACAACGCCAAGTACGAAAACAGCGCTCACGGTGTGGGTGCTTCGCTCACCTACCGTTTCTGA
- a CDS encoding hybrid sensor histidine kinase/response regulator, giving the protein MSLSSGLIAVVALAYMAIMFAIAFYGDRRKTPLPPRLRAWVYSLSLAVYCTSWTFFGAVGQSAEQLWAFLPIYLGPVLLLLFAPWVLQKMVLISKQENITSIADFIAARYGKSQTLAVVVALICLVGVLPYIALQLKGIVLGVNLLIGASADATGSRVQDTALVVSLVLALFSIVFGTRSLDVTEHHRGMVLAIAFESMVKLLAFLAVGAFVTFGLYNGFDDLFSKAQLAPRLEGFWNETINWPSMVVQTGVAMMAIICLPRQFHVTVVENIEPQDLRLARWVFPMYLILAALFVVPIALAGQMLLPGVIPDSYVISLPLAEAHPALALLAFIGGASAATGMVIVEAVALSTMVSNDMLLPWLLRRNNAERPFEVFRHWMLSVRRVTIVVILLLAYVSYRLLGSTASLATIGQIAFAAITQLTPAMLGALYWKQANRRGVFAGLAAGIFLWFYTLVLPIAAHSLGWSLDLFPGLAWLHGNPLNLPITPLTQGVVLSLAGNFTLFAWVSILSRTRVSEHWQAGRFIGQQTSARPNSRSLLAVQIDDLLQLAARFVGEERARQSFIRFAYRQGKGFNPNQNADGDWIEHTERLLAGVLGTSSTRAVVKAAIEGRDMQLEDVVRIADEASEVLQFNRALLQGAIENISQGISVVDQNLLLVAWNRRYLELFNYPDGLISVGRPIADIIRYNAERGLCGPGEAQVHVARRLHWMRQGRAHTSERLFPNGRVIELIGNPMPGGGFVMSFTDITPFREAEQALKEANEGLEQRVAERTQELSQLNQALTEAKSHAESANQSKTRFLAAVSHDLMQPLNAARLFSAALSHQGDGLSTDAQQLVQHMDSSLRSAEELISDLLDISRLENGKITPDPKPFALNELFTTLGTEFKVLAQQQGLDFRVRSSRLRVHSDMKLLRRILQNFLTNAFRYGKSPILLGVRRDGGKLWLEVWDRGPGIADDKLQVIFEEFKRLDSHQTRAEKGLGLGLAIADGLCRVLGHSLEVRSWPGKGSVFRVSVPLATTPVATLVTPAEQAGQPLAGMQVLCVDNEDSILIGMNSLLSRWGCQVWTARNRDECDALLKEGMRPHLALVDFHLDDGETGTELMAWLRTRLGEPVPGVVISADGHSETVAQVHAAGLDFLAKPVKPAALRALLNRHLSLVQ; this is encoded by the coding sequence ATGTCGCTGTCCAGTGGGCTGATCGCCGTGGTCGCCCTGGCCTATATGGCCATCATGTTCGCTATCGCCTTCTATGGTGACCGGCGCAAAACGCCGCTGCCACCGCGCTTGCGTGCCTGGGTCTATAGCCTGTCGCTGGCGGTGTACTGCACCAGCTGGACGTTCTTCGGCGCCGTCGGCCAATCCGCCGAACAGCTCTGGGCATTTCTGCCGATCTACCTGGGCCCCGTGCTGTTGCTGCTGTTCGCGCCCTGGGTGCTGCAGAAGATGGTGCTGATCAGCAAACAGGAAAACATCACCTCAATTGCCGACTTTATTGCCGCCCGCTACGGTAAATCCCAAACCCTGGCGGTGGTGGTAGCACTGATCTGCCTGGTGGGTGTGTTGCCCTACATCGCCTTGCAGCTCAAAGGCATCGTACTGGGTGTAAACCTGCTGATTGGCGCCAGCGCCGACGCCACCGGCAGCCGCGTGCAAGACACCGCACTGGTGGTTTCGCTGGTACTGGCCCTGTTCTCAATTGTGTTTGGTACGCGCAGCCTGGATGTGACCGAACACCACCGCGGCATGGTCCTGGCCATTGCCTTCGAATCGATGGTCAAACTCTTGGCCTTCCTCGCCGTCGGGGCTTTCGTCACTTTTGGTTTGTATAACGGTTTCGACGACCTGTTCAGCAAGGCACAACTGGCCCCGCGCCTGGAAGGCTTCTGGAACGAGACTATTAACTGGCCGTCAATGGTGGTTCAGACCGGCGTGGCGATGATGGCGATCATCTGCCTGCCTCGGCAGTTTCATGTCACCGTGGTCGAGAATATCGAGCCGCAGGATCTGCGCCTGGCCCGCTGGGTGTTTCCGATGTACCTGATCCTCGCCGCGCTGTTTGTGGTGCCGATTGCCTTGGCCGGGCAGATGTTGCTGCCAGGGGTGATACCCGACTCCTACGTCATCAGCCTACCGCTGGCCGAAGCGCATCCGGCCCTGGCATTGCTGGCGTTCATCGGCGGCGCTTCGGCCGCCACCGGCATGGTGATCGTTGAAGCGGTGGCACTGTCGACCATGGTCTCCAACGACATGCTGCTGCCCTGGTTGCTGCGCCGCAACAACGCCGAGCGGCCGTTCGAAGTGTTCCGCCACTGGATGCTCTCGGTACGCCGAGTGACCATCGTTGTCATCCTGCTGCTGGCCTACGTCAGCTACCGCCTGCTCGGTTCCACCGCGAGCCTGGCAACCATCGGCCAGATCGCCTTTGCCGCCATAACGCAGTTGACCCCGGCTATGCTCGGCGCCCTGTACTGGAAGCAGGCCAACCGTCGCGGTGTGTTCGCCGGCCTGGCTGCCGGGATCTTTCTCTGGTTCTACACCCTGGTGCTGCCGATCGCCGCCCACAGCCTGGGTTGGTCGCTGGACCTGTTTCCAGGGCTGGCCTGGCTGCACGGCAACCCGTTGAACCTGCCGATTACCCCGCTGACTCAAGGGGTGGTGTTGTCGCTGGCCGGCAACTTCACCCTGTTCGCCTGGGTTTCGATCCTCTCGCGTACCCGCGTGTCGGAGCACTGGCAAGCCGGACGGTTTATCGGTCAACAGACCAGCGCCCGGCCCAACAGCCGCTCATTACTGGCAGTACAGATCGACGACCTGTTGCAACTGGCGGCGCGCTTTGTCGGCGAAGAACGCGCGCGACAGAGTTTCATCCGCTTTGCCTACCGTCAGGGCAAGGGCTTCAACCCCAACCAGAACGCCGACGGTGACTGGATCGAGCACACCGAACGCTTGCTCGCCGGGGTGCTGGGCACCTCCTCGACCCGTGCGGTGGTCAAGGCGGCCATTGAAGGCCGTGACATGCAACTCGAAGACGTGGTGCGCATCGCCGACGAAGCCTCGGAAGTGCTGCAGTTCAACCGCGCCCTGCTGCAAGGCGCCATCGAGAACATCAGCCAAGGCATCAGCGTGGTCGACCAGAACCTGCTGCTGGTGGCCTGGAACCGCCGCTACCTGGAGCTGTTCAATTACCCCGACGGGCTGATCAGCGTCGGCCGACCGATTGCCGACATCATTCGCTACAACGCCGAACGTGGCCTGTGCGGCCCCGGCGAAGCGCAGGTCCATGTGGCCCGGCGCCTGCACTGGATGCGCCAGGGTCGTGCACACACCTCTGAGCGGCTGTTCCCCAATGGCCGGGTCATCGAGTTGATCGGCAACCCGATGCCGGGCGGCGGCTTCGTCATGAGTTTCACCGACATCACCCCGTTCCGCGAAGCCGAACAAGCGCTCAAGGAGGCCAACGAAGGCCTGGAGCAACGGGTCGCCGAGCGCACTCAGGAGCTGTCGCAACTGAACCAGGCGCTGACCGAAGCCAAGAGCCACGCTGAGTCTGCGAACCAATCCAAGACCCGCTTCCTGGCGGCCGTCAGCCATGACTTGATGCAGCCGCTCAATGCTGCCCGCCTGTTCTCTGCAGCGCTCTCCCACCAGGGCGACGGTCTCTCCACAGACGCCCAGCAGTTGGTGCAGCACATGGACAGCTCGCTGCGCTCAGCCGAGGAATTGATCAGTGACCTGCTCGATATCTCGCGCCTGGAAAACGGCAAGATCACCCCTGATCCCAAGCCGTTTGCCCTGAACGAGTTGTTCACCACCCTGGGGACCGAATTCAAGGTATTGGCCCAGCAACAGGGCCTGGATTTTCGCGTACGCTCCAGCCGCTTGCGGGTGCACAGCGACATGAAACTGCTGCGGCGGATCCTGCAGAACTTCCTGACCAATGCCTTCCGCTACGGCAAGAGCCCGATCCTGCTCGGTGTCCGCCGAGACGGCGGCAAGCTGTGGCTGGAGGTCTGGGACCGCGGCCCAGGCATTGCCGATGACAAGCTGCAGGTGATTTTCGAGGAATTCAAACGCCTGGACAGCCATCAGACCCGCGCCGAAAAAGGCCTGGGGCTGGGCCTGGCGATTGCCGATGGCCTGTGCCGGGTTCTCGGTCATTCGTTGGAGGTGCGCTCCTGGCCAGGCAAAGGCAGCGTGTTCCGAGTCAGCGTGCCCCTGGCCACCACACCGGTCGCCACCCTCGTCACCCCCGCCGAGCAAGCGGGTCAGCCACTGGCCGGTATGCAGGTGCTGTGTGTCGACAACGAAGACAGCATTCTGATCGGCATGAACAGCCTGCTCAGCCGCTGGGGATGTCAGGTGTGGACGGCGCGTAACCGCGACGAATGCGATGCGCTGCTCAAAGAAGGCATGCGTCCGCATCTGGCGCTGGTCGATTTCCACCTGGACGACGGCGAAACCGGTACCGAGCTGATGGCTTGGCTACGCACACGCCTGGGCGAACCGGTACCTGGCGTGGTGATCAGTGCCGACGGCCATAGCGAAACCGTGGCGCAGGTGCATGCTGCCGGCCTCGACTTCCTCGCCAAGCCGGTCAAGCCGGCGGCGTTGCGGGCCCTGCTCAATCGCCATCTGAGCTTGGTCCAGTAA
- a CDS encoding tetratricopeptide repeat protein, with product MKFRAKIPAIDTPPPPLSEPKRFSLKVALWLLDNPRLGDNPNVKHFAGRLLKQPARQGVVVAQSRLGQMLCRDCGNARDRRIGHDLLRQAARAGDRRAQLEYGRLCTQPQINEPEQARYWLELASSQGSQEARRLLKQLPDA from the coding sequence ATGAAGTTTCGCGCCAAAATTCCTGCAATTGATACCCCGCCACCGCCTTTGTCCGAGCCCAAGCGTTTCTCCTTGAAGGTCGCCTTGTGGCTACTCGACAATCCGCGACTGGGCGACAACCCCAACGTCAAGCACTTTGCCGGGCGCTTGCTCAAGCAGCCTGCACGTCAGGGGGTGGTGGTTGCGCAAAGCCGTTTGGGGCAGATGCTCTGCCGTGATTGCGGCAACGCGCGCGACCGGCGCATAGGTCACGACCTGTTGCGTCAGGCGGCTCGCGCGGGCGACCGACGCGCGCAGCTCGAATACGGCCGCTTGTGCACGCAACCGCAGATCAACGAACCCGAACAGGCGCGCTACTGGCTGGAGCTGGCGTCTTCTCAAGGCTCTCAGGAAGCCCGGCGCTTGCTCAAGCAGTTACCAGACGCTTGA
- a CDS encoding LysR family transcriptional regulator, producing MNLLGSIKSFIKVVEAGSIAGGARTLGLSAAAVSQNIARLEAHLQVRLLSRTTRSMALTPNGTLYYEKVKHIERDLEQAHLAITTPDCEPKGRLCIAASSAFGRHVLAPLIPAFSARYPQLSIELVTNDRRVNHAQEGVDVSIRIKPQLEDGLLARHIAQVPFICCASPQYLAQAGWPGAPEQLKAHRCLVFRYPVDGRFLRWGFVRDGLRFDAEFGDVLISDDIDVLTQMAANHGGIARLAEFVARPYIERGQLVALFEYSQPTQAYAQTEPMDIYLCVADRFAMTPKVRVFMDYLQESLGITEPVGAQE from the coding sequence ATGAATCTGCTGGGCTCGATCAAGAGTTTCATCAAAGTCGTCGAAGCTGGCAGCATTGCGGGTGGCGCCCGAACCCTAGGCTTGAGCGCAGCGGCCGTCAGCCAGAACATTGCTCGGCTAGAGGCCCACTTGCAGGTCCGCTTGCTGTCGCGCACTACCCGCAGCATGGCGTTGACGCCTAATGGCACGCTTTACTACGAGAAGGTCAAGCACATCGAACGTGACCTTGAACAAGCGCACCTGGCGATCACCACACCCGATTGTGAACCCAAGGGGCGCTTGTGTATCGCTGCGTCATCGGCGTTCGGTCGGCATGTGCTGGCGCCTCTGATTCCGGCCTTTAGCGCCCGTTATCCGCAGCTTTCGATTGAACTGGTTACGAATGATCGGCGGGTCAATCATGCCCAAGAGGGCGTCGATGTCAGTATCCGTATCAAGCCGCAGTTGGAGGATGGTTTGCTGGCACGGCACATAGCTCAGGTGCCGTTCATTTGCTGTGCTTCACCGCAGTACCTGGCGCAGGCGGGATGGCCTGGCGCGCCAGAGCAGCTCAAGGCGCATCGGTGTCTGGTGTTTCGTTATCCGGTGGACGGGCGCTTCTTGCGCTGGGGCTTTGTACGTGACGGGCTGCGCTTTGACGCCGAGTTTGGTGATGTGTTGATCAGCGACGATATTGATGTGCTCACGCAGATGGCGGCCAACCATGGCGGCATTGCGCGTCTGGCGGAATTCGTCGCCAGGCCCTACATCGAGCGCGGGCAACTGGTGGCGCTGTTCGAATACTCACAGCCCACCCAGGCTTATGCGCAGACCGAGCCGATGGATATCTACCTGTGTGTAGCTGATCGTTTTGCGATGACGCCCAAGGTGCGGGTGTTCATGGACTATCTGCAGGAGAGTCTGGGCATTACCGAGCCGGTCGGCGCGCAAGAATGA